A single region of the Serinus canaria isolate serCan28SL12 chromosome 1, serCan2020, whole genome shotgun sequence genome encodes:
- the PDE9A gene encoding high affinity cGMP-specific 3',5'-cyclic phosphodiesterase 9A isoform X4, protein MREEMAARSSRTNCPCKYSFLDENKRPAPRRDVPSYPKYMLSQETIEALRKPTFDVWLWEPNEMLSCLEHMYHDLGLVRDFNINPITLKRWLLCIHDNYRNNPFHNFRHCFCVTQMMYSMISLCSLQEKFSQIDILILMTAAVCHDLDHPGYNNTYQINARTELAVRYNDISPLENHHCAVAFQIISQPECNIFSNVDQDQFKQIRQGIITLILATDMARHAEILDSFKEKMENFDYTNEEHMTCLKMVLIKCCDISNEVRPMEVAEPWVDCLLEEYFMQSDREKSEGLPVAPFMDRDKVTKPTAQIGFLKFVLIPMFETVTKLFPEVEEVMLQPLWESRDHYEGLKQIDDAMKELQKQKSEGLTTGSTEK, encoded by the exons TACATGCTGTCCCAGGAGACCATCGAGGCTCTGCGGAAACCGACTTTTGACGTCTGGCTGTGGGAGCCCAACGAG ATGCTGAGCTGTTTGGAGCACATGTACCACGACCTTGGGCTGGTCAGAGACTTCAACATCAACCCCATCACCTTGAAGAGGTGGCTG ctgtgtaTCCACGACAATTACAGGAACAACCCCTTCCACAATTTCCGGCACTGCTTCTGCGTCACCCAGATGATGTACAGCATGATCTcgctctgcagcctccag GAGAAATTTTCCCAGATTGACATTTTGATTCTCATGACTGCAGCAGTGTGCCATGACTTGGACCATCCAGGCTATAACAACAC GTACCAGATCAACGCGCGGACGGAGCTGGCCGTGCGCTACAACGACATCTCCCCGCTGGAGAACCACCACTGCGCCGTGGCCTTCCAGATCATCTCCCAGCCCGAGTGCAACATCTTCTCCAACGTGGACCAGGACCAGTTCAAGCAGATCAGACAG GGGATAATTACGTTAATCCTGGCTACAGACATGGCGAGACACGCAGAAATACTGGActctttcaaggaaaaaatggaaaactttgATTACACAAATGAAGAACACATGACCTGT CTGAAGATGGTGCTGATAAAATGCTGTGACATCTCCAACGAAGTCCGCCCCATggaggtggcagagccctgggtaGATTGCTTGCTGGAGGAGTATTTTATGCAG AGCGACCGAGAAAAATCCGAGGGGCTCCCGGTGGCGCCGTTCATGGACCGCGACAAAGTGACCAAACCCACGGCTCAGATCGGCTTCCTCAAGTTTGTCCTCATCCCCATGTTCGAAACAGTGACCAAG CTGTTCCCAGAAGTGGAGGAGGTGATGCTCCAGCCTCTGTGGGAATCCAGGGACCACTATGAGGGGTTAAAACAGATAGATGATGCTATGAAAGAG ctgcagaaacagaaaagtgaaGGTTTGACCACCGGCAGTACCGAAAAGTGA